GAGCATCCATCCCAATTATTAAGTTGCTCAATATATACAGAGCAATCTTCTACAGTGGTATCATCTTCTGGTGCATTTGAATGCTCATCTATAGTTGATTGAGTAATTTTCCATAATTTTAATAAGCGATGCTTATACTTTGATAAGTCAGGAGATTTATTATTTAAGCTACAATGTAAAATATAAATTTTCTTAAGCTCTAATTCAATTGAATTTCTAAATAAGTAACACATTGGTAGGAATAGATCTAGGTGACTATTGTTAGAATTCATTAGCTCTAATAGGTAATTGGCACATTCGGAATATGCTCTAATATAGGGATAAAAATCACGTTGAGAGAGTTTATATCCAATTACTGCCTGCTGATAGTAGTGTCCACCTTCTATTAATAAAGTAGGTTCGTGAGTGTATTTAGCAATGTATGTATCAATTGACATATTCATTAAAGATAATAGGGTTGTTTTCGCTCGCTCTACATTTTCGTAAATTGCAATATAGTCATAATGCTTTTGTTCTCTAAAAAATGCTTCCATTTTATTGTTAAATGGATACCTAAACATATCTGACTCTTTATCAATATCAGAAATATTGGTTAGATACTTATACAACCAAATATAATTTGCGTTGGACTTAGTAGATTCACCAACTTGCTGATCTAATAATTCAATACCAATTGCTAAATCATGACGCATTTTTGAGATGATGTCTTCTTGATTGATATTATATTTATATAAAGTTGCTTTTAGTATTAGTTCTAGACTTTGACGATAAAGGTAAGTAACTGCAAAAAACCAAGTGTCTAGTGTGGCGATATCACTATTCTCACAGACATCGGTTACTAAATGCTCAGCAATTAATTCGGCTGCTTTGAAATAACTATCAGAATATGATAAGAATTCATCACATAATTCTTTTGAATTGAGTAAAACAATTTTATCATCATCATGTTTATTGTATTTTGTAAAGTTTACATCCTTCCTAATCCAATGTTCACTTATCATATTTTTTCCCCATCCTTATCCACAAAATACCCTTCAAATTCACATCCCAAAGCTTCAGCAATCTCTTCTAATTCTTTAGTAGAAAAATTATCCCGCTTAAACTT
The DNA window shown above is from Haloimpatiens massiliensis and carries:
- a CDS encoding helix-turn-helix domain-containing protein — protein: MKLTMGEKLRILLKRKNVTIVELSRRIGTSNQNLANKFKRDNFSTKELEEIAEALGCEFEGYFVDKDGEKI